The Halalkalibacter krulwichiae genome has a segment encoding these proteins:
- a CDS encoding sugar kinase, whose amino-acid sequence MDVVTIGESMAVFSPESTPLMRYAATYSRKFGGAESNVAIGLTRLGHQVGWISKVGNDELGKGLLSFIRGEGVNVDQVKVDASAPTGLYFKEVRSASNVRVEYYRKGSAASQLTPNDLNEDYIAGAQFLHITGITPALSESCYETIMHSISIAKENGVKVVFDPNLRKKLWSEERARQVLLEIAAKSDVVLPGVAEGEFMFGEQDPEKLGELFLNYGASLVIIKVGAKGAYYFTKEEQQLVPGFPVDQVIDPVGAGDGFAAGVISGLLDQLSLYEVVERANAVGALATQIPGDFEGLPTREEIDQFLNATDVEDINR is encoded by the coding sequence ATGGATGTAGTAACAATTGGAGAATCAATGGCTGTATTTAGTCCAGAATCAACACCATTAATGAGGTACGCAGCAACTTATTCGAGAAAATTCGGGGGAGCAGAATCAAATGTCGCAATCGGTTTAACTAGATTAGGGCATCAAGTTGGTTGGATTAGTAAAGTAGGGAATGATGAACTTGGTAAGGGCTTACTATCGTTCATAAGAGGTGAGGGAGTCAATGTCGATCAAGTAAAAGTTGATGCCAGTGCTCCTACGGGGCTTTACTTTAAAGAGGTAAGAAGTGCGAGTAATGTTCGTGTTGAGTATTATCGAAAAGGATCTGCAGCTAGCCAACTCACTCCTAATGATTTGAATGAGGATTACATTGCAGGAGCACAGTTTCTTCATATTACAGGAATTACACCGGCATTAAGTGAAAGTTGTTATGAAACGATTATGCACAGTATCTCCATTGCAAAGGAAAATGGTGTAAAGGTTGTTTTTGATCCAAACTTACGTAAGAAATTATGGTCAGAAGAGCGGGCGAGACAAGTTTTACTTGAGATTGCAGCAAAATCTGATGTTGTGCTCCCAGGTGTAGCAGAAGGTGAATTTATGTTTGGAGAGCAAGATCCAGAAAAGTTAGGGGAACTGTTCTTAAATTATGGTGCTTCATTAGTCATTATTAAAGTCGGAGCAAAGGGAGCCTATTATTTTACAAAAGAGGAGCAACAGTTAGTTCCTGGATTTCCTGTTGATCAAGTGATTGATCCTGTTGGAGCTGGCGACGGGTTCGCAGCAGGTGTGATTTCAGGGTTATTGGACCAATTAAGCCTTTATGAAGTAGTTGAGCGTGCAAATGCAGTCGGTGCTTTGGCTACACAAATTCCTGGTGATTTTGAAGGTTTGCCAACAAGAGAAGAAATTGACCAATTTTTGAATGCTACTGATGTGGAAGATATTAATAGATAA
- a CDS encoding LacI family DNA-binding transcriptional regulator, producing MSVTIKDIAKHAGVSYSTVSKALRDSPLVKKPTKTKILKIAEELGYQPNVAARSLVQKKSFTIGVAWPSVERVAPSILITKINDLLEEHSYTTLLSINKLESAIATFNRFQVDAILVFGETEEEINNLKIQSTVPILYYGIEQHSSFPTIDVNRRLAIKIAVDYLQTICHQHIAFIGDLSSTDPMQKDKLLGFLEAMGIERPSDSPEFIVPTNGLEVHDGYLAAKSLLSSNKQVTAIVSGSYDLTRGILRAASEIGLTIPTDLSIISYDNIPQAENLDVRLTTVGVPITRIAQHISQTLLTIIEGETAENSIILEPELSIVDSCAPLP from the coding sequence ATGAGCGTAACAATAAAAGATATTGCCAAACATGCTGGTGTTAGTTATTCAACCGTTTCAAAGGCTTTACGAGATAGTCCCCTAGTAAAAAAGCCTACAAAAACGAAGATTTTAAAAATTGCAGAAGAATTAGGTTATCAACCGAATGTTGCAGCGAGAAGTCTCGTACAAAAGAAATCATTTACAATTGGAGTCGCTTGGCCAAGTGTTGAAAGAGTCGCTCCATCTATCTTAATTACGAAAATTAATGACCTTCTTGAAGAACATTCTTATACGACTTTATTATCTATTAATAAGCTGGAGTCGGCCATTGCGACATTTAACCGATTTCAAGTAGATGCTATATTAGTGTTCGGTGAAACCGAAGAGGAAATAAATAATCTGAAAATCCAATCAACCGTACCGATCCTCTACTATGGAATTGAACAACATTCTAGCTTTCCTACTATTGATGTAAATAGACGTCTTGCGATTAAAATAGCAGTAGATTATTTACAAACAATTTGCCATCAACATATTGCGTTTATTGGAGATCTTTCTTCTACCGACCCTATGCAAAAAGACAAACTTTTAGGTTTTTTAGAAGCTATGGGTATTGAGCGACCAAGTGACTCACCTGAGTTTATCGTTCCGACAAATGGACTAGAAGTACATGATGGTTATCTTGCTGCAAAATCGCTTTTATCATCAAACAAGCAGGTTACAGCAATTGTAAGTGGAAGTTACGATTTAACACGTGGCATTCTACGGGCTGCCAGCGAAATAGGATTAACGATTCCTACCGATTTATCGATCATTAGCTATGACAACATTCCTCAGGCTGAAAATCTAGATGTGCGATTGACAACTGTAGGAGTGCCTATAACTCGGATTGCCCAACACATTAGTCAAACCTTATTAACTATTATAGAGGGAGAGACGGCTGAAAATTCGATTATTCTCGAACCAGAATTAAGCATAGTAGATTCTTGTGCACCTTTACCGTGA
- a CDS encoding bile acid:sodium symporter family protein encodes MLKTINSQLEKKMPYLTPISVIVGLLLADAISSWVIIVPWIFAFITLSSSVGVKLEKMKNALLHPGPILLSLIIIQVIMPCIAYVVGHMFFSGEYLTIVGIIIAFVIPTGVISLMWVSIYKGNTSVTLLIVLINTLLSPLLIPFSLQVLVGASVEVNTTSLMSSLFFMIVVPSLLGIALNYFPFTKQRDVKSTLAPFSKVGLMLVIGINASVAAPVVTFDTGLVKIAFVIFLLASSGYLLGVLAGKMLKINNDVVISLLFNCGMRNISVGAAIAILYFPPQVSVPVVMGTLFQQTLAAIYGRILVTYLKKKESTKQALKIVN; translated from the coding sequence ATGCTTAAAACAATTAATTCACAATTAGAAAAGAAAATGCCTTATTTGACACCGATAAGTGTTATCGTTGGGTTACTTTTAGCAGATGCGATAAGTTCATGGGTTATTATTGTTCCGTGGATTTTTGCGTTTATTACACTATCAAGCAGTGTTGGTGTTAAATTAGAAAAAATGAAAAATGCCCTTTTGCATCCTGGCCCGATTTTGCTGTCATTAATCATTATTCAAGTGATCATGCCTTGTATTGCATATGTGGTGGGGCATATGTTCTTTTCAGGCGAGTATCTTACAATTGTCGGCATCATTATTGCGTTTGTCATTCCTACAGGTGTCATTAGTTTAATGTGGGTATCAATCTATAAAGGTAATACATCTGTGACGTTGTTAATCGTTTTAATTAATACGTTGCTTTCCCCTCTACTCATTCCTTTTTCGCTTCAAGTACTAGTTGGAGCAAGTGTTGAGGTAAATACAACGAGTTTAATGTCGAGTTTGTTTTTTATGATTGTCGTTCCATCTTTACTCGGAATTGCGCTAAATTACTTCCCTTTTACGAAGCAGAGGGATGTGAAATCAACGTTAGCCCCTTTTTCTAAAGTTGGCTTAATGTTAGTTATTGGAATTAATGCCTCAGTTGCTGCACCTGTCGTAACGTTTGATACAGGCTTAGTGAAAATTGCATTTGTGATCTTTCTTCTTGCCTCGTCAGGTTACTTACTGGGAGTGTTGGCTGGGAAAATGTTAAAAATTAATAATGACGTTGTCATCAGTCTGCTATTCAATTGTGGAATGAGAAATATTAGTGTTGGTGCTGCAATTGCCATTTTATATTTTCCACCGCAAGTTTCTGTTCCTGTTGTAATGGGAACTCTGTTTCAACAAACGCTTGCTGCGATATATGGGCGAATTCTAGTAACTTATCTAAAGAAAAAAGAATCAACAAAACAAGCTCTTAAAATAGTAAATTAA
- a CDS encoding UxaA family hydrolase, giving the protein MNSTYILVNKADNVIVTLKDYKKGETLTFEDNEIVLQEDVAVGHKVAIKGIEQGLDVVKYGFPIGHATEAIQVGQWVHTHNTKTNLSGTLEYSYSPETTSYSQKPVQERTFKGYVRTNGEVGIRNEIWIVNTVGCINKTAELLAKTADQSFRGKGVDGVYHYPHPFGCSQLGDDLTNTQKILSNLVHHPNAAGVLVLGLGCENNHISEFKKVIGEYDDNRVKFLGVQEASDELEDGLELIEQLVTYAQSFEREEVPVSKLKVGLKCGGSDGFSGITANPLVGSFSDKLIAHGGTSVLTEVPEMFGAETILMNRAKNEKVFNSIVELVNGFKEYFIKHDQVVYENPSPGNKKGGITTLEEKSLGCVQKGGFAPVNDVLPYGGRVTTPGLNLVQGPGNDLVSVTALAASGAHIVIFTTGRGTPFGGPVPTVKMSTNTPLFEKKKNWIDFNAGELVNGKELDTVTDELFEYIIQIASGEEHTNNERYGFKEISIFKDGVIL; this is encoded by the coding sequence ATGAATTCTACTTATATTTTAGTAAATAAGGCTGATAATGTAATAGTTACACTTAAAGATTACAAAAAAGGGGAAACCCTTACATTTGAAGATAATGAAATCGTGCTACAGGAAGATGTAGCCGTTGGTCATAAAGTAGCAATTAAAGGAATTGAACAAGGACTGGATGTGGTCAAATACGGTTTTCCGATTGGTCATGCAACAGAAGCCATTCAGGTAGGTCAGTGGGTACACACTCATAATACGAAGACGAACTTATCTGGAACGTTGGAGTATTCGTATTCACCAGAGACTACTTCTTACTCACAGAAACCTGTACAAGAAAGAACGTTTAAAGGGTATGTCCGCACAAATGGTGAGGTTGGAATTCGTAATGAAATTTGGATTGTTAATACAGTTGGTTGTATTAACAAAACAGCAGAACTTTTAGCAAAGACAGCAGACCAATCTTTTAGAGGAAAGGGAGTCGATGGAGTTTATCATTACCCGCATCCATTCGGGTGTTCTCAGCTCGGTGACGACCTTACAAATACACAGAAAATATTAAGTAATTTAGTGCACCATCCTAATGCTGCTGGAGTACTCGTGCTTGGATTAGGCTGTGAAAACAATCATATCAGTGAATTTAAAAAGGTGATCGGTGAATATGATGACAATCGAGTCAAATTTCTAGGTGTTCAAGAAGCATCGGATGAATTAGAAGACGGGTTAGAGTTAATAGAGCAATTGGTCACATACGCACAATCATTTGAGCGTGAAGAAGTCCCTGTTTCAAAGCTAAAGGTTGGATTGAAATGTGGAGGTTCAGACGGTTTTTCTGGTATTACAGCTAACCCATTAGTCGGTTCGTTTTCAGATAAATTGATTGCCCATGGCGGCACTTCCGTTTTAACAGAAGTACCTGAAATGTTTGGCGCTGAAACAATATTAATGAATCGGGCAAAAAATGAAAAGGTTTTCAATTCGATCGTTGAATTGGTGAATGGCTTTAAGGAATATTTCATTAAACATGATCAAGTTGTTTATGAAAATCCATCGCCTGGAAATAAAAAAGGTGGAATTACCACTTTAGAAGAAAAGTCATTAGGGTGTGTACAAAAGGGTGGATTTGCACCAGTGAACGATGTCTTGCCATATGGTGGACGGGTAACAACTCCTGGCTTAAATTTAGTTCAAGGACCGGGAAATGACCTAGTTTCCGTGACAGCTTTGGCAGCTTCAGGAGCTCACATTGTGATTTTTACTACGGGTAGAGGAACGCCATTCGGTGGCCCAGTTCCAACGGTAAAGATGTCTACAAATACACCGCTTTTCGAGAAAAAGAAAAATTGGATCGACTTTAATGCAGGAGAGCTCGTAAATGGAAAAGAGTTGGACACAGTAACTGACGAATTATTTGAATACATCATTCAAATCGCTTCTGGTGAGGAACACACCAATAATGAAAGATACGGATTTAAAGAAATTTCTATCTTCAAAGACGGTGTTATTTTATAA
- a CDS encoding tagaturonate reductase — protein sequence MKQLSRSITAELSANVKYEKQDDLPEKIIQFGEGNFLRGFVDWMVHEMNKQGLFNGKVVAIQPTPHGKVVPKLKAQNCLYTLALRGIENGQVVESNEIISSISRAINPYSDWEQVLKVAESKDLEFVFSNTTEAGLTYLEEAYNPTSSPLSFPGKVAAFLYHRYQVMNGSPDAGLVMIPCELVEGNGDVLKELVVRYATDWKLSTDFIQWVEECNQFCNTLVDRIVTGYPKDNIDQYNELLGYEDVLLTAGEPYHMFAIEANEDVSMRLPFDKAGLNVKWGDVTPYRELKVRLLNGPHTMMFAACYLSGVDTVLEAMEDENLSEFIKQGIYEEILPTVKMEDSEKRQFVDSVIERFLNPYNKHYLADIGMNAVYKFKSRLIPSLLDYVKAENSLPRSIVFSLAALFVYYRSDRTEGEFLIGKREADEYTIRDNKEAITAFSNAWNDFDGSESGLENLVSGLLERSDLWGMNLNEIIGLQDMLVAFLSNILQDGMKESVKKRTELATK from the coding sequence GTGAAACAATTAAGCCGTTCGATTACAGCAGAACTATCAGCTAATGTCAAATATGAGAAGCAAGACGATTTACCGGAGAAAATTATTCAGTTTGGTGAAGGGAATTTCCTTAGAGGATTCGTTGACTGGATGGTTCATGAGATGAATAAGCAAGGCTTATTTAATGGAAAAGTAGTGGCGATTCAACCAACTCCACATGGAAAAGTTGTTCCTAAACTGAAGGCGCAAAATTGTTTGTACACGTTAGCGCTAAGGGGAATTGAAAATGGTCAAGTAGTTGAAAGCAATGAAATCATCTCATCAATATCTAGAGCAATTAACCCATATAGTGATTGGGAGCAGGTACTGAAAGTAGCTGAATCCAAAGATCTTGAGTTTGTCTTTTCCAATACAACAGAAGCTGGTTTAACTTATTTAGAAGAAGCCTATAATCCAACGAGTTCACCTTTATCCTTTCCTGGTAAAGTAGCGGCTTTCTTGTATCATCGGTATCAAGTGATGAATGGCAGTCCTGATGCTGGGCTAGTAATGATTCCTTGTGAATTAGTTGAAGGTAATGGAGATGTTTTGAAAGAGCTTGTCGTTCGTTATGCAACAGACTGGAAATTATCAACTGATTTTATTCAATGGGTGGAGGAGTGCAATCAATTCTGTAACACTTTGGTTGATCGTATCGTTACGGGCTACCCGAAAGATAACATTGATCAGTACAATGAGCTTTTAGGTTATGAAGATGTTTTGTTAACAGCAGGGGAGCCTTATCACATGTTTGCAATTGAGGCAAATGAGGATGTTTCAATGCGGCTGCCTTTTGACAAAGCTGGTTTAAATGTTAAATGGGGAGACGTTACCCCATACAGAGAATTAAAAGTACGTCTTTTAAACGGCCCACATACAATGATGTTCGCAGCTTGTTATTTATCGGGAGTTGATACGGTCTTAGAGGCGATGGAAGACGAAAATTTAAGTGAATTTATTAAGCAAGGTATCTATGAAGAAATCTTACCAACTGTGAAGATGGAAGACTCAGAGAAAAGACAATTTGTCGATTCGGTTATCGAACGATTTTTAAACCCTTACAATAAGCACTATTTGGCTGATATCGGTATGAATGCTGTTTATAAATTTAAATCGCGTTTAATTCCATCTTTATTAGACTACGTAAAGGCAGAGAATAGTTTGCCTCGATCAATCGTCTTCTCACTTGCAGCTCTTTTTGTTTATTACCGTTCAGACCGTACAGAAGGGGAATTTTTAATTGGAAAAAGAGAAGCTGATGAATATACGATTCGAGATAATAAAGAAGCAATTACTGCTTTTTCAAATGCTTGGAATGACTTTGATGGTAGTGAGTCTGGATTAGAAAATTTAGTTAGTGGATTACTTGAGAGAAGTGACCTGTGGGGCATGAACTTAAATGAGATAATCGGATTACAAGATATGCTTGTTGCATTTTTGAGTAACATTTTACAGGATGGAATGAAAGAAAGTGTAAAGAAGAGAACTGAACTAGCAACAAAATAA
- a CDS encoding bifunctional 4-hydroxy-2-oxoglutarate aldolase/2-dehydro-3-deoxy-phosphogluconate aldolase, with protein sequence MGLLEQITESGIVAVIRGSKPENIVEIGKALREGGVKALEITVETPRAIEIIEKASVELASEDVIIGAGTVLDAETARAAILSGAKFVFSPTVNIDTIKMSKRYGVLSIPGAFTPTEILTAYENGADLIKVFPAGVVGPTYIKNVKGPLPHIPLMVTGGIDLDNASDYIKAGAVGLGVGSTLVPTNINDEALQKITEKAKSFVAAVQEARG encoded by the coding sequence ATGGGATTATTGGAACAAATTACGGAGAGTGGGATTGTAGCTGTTATTCGTGGATCTAAACCGGAAAATATTGTAGAAATCGGAAAAGCACTTAGAGAAGGAGGGGTAAAAGCACTTGAAATTACAGTAGAAACGCCACGTGCGATAGAAATCATTGAAAAAGCGTCCGTTGAATTAGCTAGTGAAGATGTTATCATTGGTGCAGGAACGGTCTTGGACGCTGAAACTGCTCGGGCGGCTATTCTTTCGGGTGCAAAGTTTGTTTTTTCCCCGACAGTTAATATAGATACAATTAAAATGTCGAAAAGATATGGTGTATTAAGTATTCCGGGAGCATTTACGCCGACTGAAATTTTGACCGCTTACGAAAACGGAGCCGACTTGATTAAAGTCTTCCCAGCTGGGGTTGTAGGACCAACTTATATTAAAAATGTTAAAGGACCGCTACCACATATTCCACTAATGGTCACAGGAGGGATTGACCTAGATAACGCTTCTGATTATATTAAAGCAGGAGCGGTTGGACTTGGTGTAGGAAGTACTCTTGTTCCTACCAACATAAATGATGAAGCACTGCAAAAAATTACAGAAAAAGCAAAGAGTTTTGTTGCCGCAGTTCAAGAGGCTAGAGGGTAA
- a CDS encoding peptidylprolyl isomerase codes for MKKGSITFENGEKIVIEFYPEAAPGHVENFEKLANEGFYNGLTFHRVIPGFVAQGGCPIGNGTGGPGYSIKCETEGNPHKHVAGSLSMAHAGKDTGGSQFFIVHEPQPHLDGVHTVFGQVVEGLDSVYRIKQGDTMQEVKVWEE; via the coding sequence ATGAAAAAAGGTTCTATTACTTTCGAGAATGGTGAAAAAATCGTTATTGAATTTTACCCTGAGGCAGCACCTGGGCATGTTGAAAACTTTGAGAAATTAGCTAATGAAGGCTTTTACAACGGTCTAACATTTCACCGTGTCATTCCTGGTTTTGTTGCACAAGGTGGTTGCCCAATTGGGAACGGTACAGGTGGCCCAGGTTACTCCATTAAATGTGAAACAGAAGGGAACCCTCATAAGCATGTAGCAGGTTCACTATCAATGGCACACGCTGGTAAAGATACGGGCGGAAGCCAATTCTTCATCGTTCATGAGCCACAACCTCACTTAGATGGTGTTCATACTGTTTTTGGACAAGTAGTTGAAGGTCTTGATTCGGTATATCGTATTAAGCAAGGCGATACGATGCAAGAAGTAAAAGTTTGGGAAGAATAG
- a CDS encoding NAD(P)/FAD-dependent oxidoreductase, translated as MIQKTVDVVIIGGGPGGLNAALVLGRSRRSVVLIDAAHPRNEVTYESHGFLTRDGIKPFELRELAHEQMKKYSNVTLIRGVVKDVLKEKQQFKTMTETEDVIFSRKVIFATGLKEDIPSIEGLQDVYGKTVFSCPYCDAWEHRDQPIVLIGNTKQLIHQIRLIYNWSKDLIVATNGPAMLNQKEKLELNDHNIRLIETPIEKFKSQNSMLEHVVFTDGEMIHRKAGFIINTGATQASMLPQKLGVKLNEKHAFETQEHGKTKVSGLFIIGDAAKRFTGLIGAASEGYETAVFLNKELVEEDW; from the coding sequence ATGATTCAAAAAACGGTTGATGTAGTCATTATTGGTGGTGGACCAGGGGGATTAAATGCAGCTTTAGTACTAGGACGTTCACGACGTAGCGTAGTATTAATTGATGCGGCTCATCCTAGAAATGAAGTAACTTACGAGTCTCATGGTTTCTTGACTAGAGATGGAATTAAACCTTTTGAATTAAGAGAACTAGCCCATGAACAAATGAAAAAATATTCGAATGTTACACTTATTCGAGGGGTAGTAAAAGACGTTCTAAAGGAAAAACAACAGTTTAAAACAATGACTGAGACAGAGGATGTTATTTTTAGTAGGAAGGTCATTTTTGCAACCGGATTAAAGGAAGATATTCCGAGCATTGAGGGACTTCAGGACGTTTATGGAAAAACCGTTTTTTCATGTCCTTATTGTGATGCTTGGGAACATCGTGACCAACCGATTGTTCTTATAGGTAATACAAAGCAATTAATTCATCAGATCAGATTGATTTATAATTGGAGCAAGGATCTAATTGTTGCGACGAATGGACCAGCAATGTTAAATCAAAAAGAGAAATTAGAATTAAATGATCACAATATTCGCTTAATCGAAACACCTATTGAGAAGTTCAAATCGCAAAATAGCATGTTAGAGCATGTAGTGTTTACAGACGGGGAAATGATTCATCGTAAAGCAGGGTTTATTATAAATACTGGTGCAACACAAGCTTCAATGTTACCTCAAAAATTAGGTGTGAAACTTAATGAGAAGCATGCCTTTGAAACACAAGAGCATGGAAAAACAAAAGTAAGTGGTTTATTTATTATTGGTGATGCAGCCAAGCGTTTTACAGGTTTAATCGGTGCGGCAAGTGAGGGCTATGAAACGGCTGTGTTCCTAAATAAAGAGCTAGTAGAAGAAGATTGGTAA
- a CDS encoding YjcZ family sporulation protein codes for MSGYAHGGGFALIVVLFILLIIIGASYVGYGY; via the coding sequence ATGTCTGGATATGCACACGGAGGTGGCTTTGCGTTAATCGTAGTATTGTTCATCTTGTTAATCATCATCGGCGCGTCATACGTTGGCTACGGCTACTAA
- a CDS encoding stage VI sporulation protein F — MFGKGFFQNMENKTGVKMTDVLKLANSFQNANFQDEKTVRRIIQEVSTVANKKVTKEMEDQIVQTLLKDSNSVNFDTISKMLNQKK; from the coding sequence TTGTTTGGAAAAGGTTTCTTTCAAAATATGGAAAATAAAACAGGCGTCAAAATGACAGATGTCCTCAAATTGGCTAACTCATTTCAAAATGCGAACTTTCAAGACGAGAAAACGGTCAGACGAATTATCCAAGAAGTAAGCACAGTTGCTAATAAAAAGGTAACAAAGGAAATGGAAGATCAAATCGTACAGACTCTCTTAAAAGACTCAAATTCAGTCAACTTTGACACAATTTCTAAAATGTTAAATCAAAAGAAATAA
- a CDS encoding YjcZ family sporulation protein gives MTHTTGMSFALLVVLFILLVIVGSAYLC, from the coding sequence ATGACTCACACAACTGGCATGAGTTTCGCGTTACTTGTTGTTTTATTTATTTTATTAGTGATTGTTGGTTCAGCCTATTTATGTTAG
- a CDS encoding sensor histidine kinase, with protein sequence MWELIVVMLERLGIIVTVAFVMTRLPFIRQLIEKREISRKNHLSIIFMFGFFGIIGTYTGLTINAVEATYSRWVLDIGEGEAIANSRVIGVVVAGLLGGWKIGVGAGVIAGVHRYLLGGFTGFACGLSSIVAGAIAGYFYKKNRNNRIISLQTALVVGMLAEAVQMGIILLVARPFEHSIRLVESIGIPMIIANGIGTALFILIIRNVIHEEEKMGSLQAQKALKLADLTLKYLRKGLTPQSAVPTCKILLKELPVDAVSITNKEKIIAYVGTGSDHHLINEEIKTVATKRVLKEGELVIASSKEIHCNVEHCPLHSAIIAPLKIKDETIGTLKFYFKTEKSPSPTTIELSKGLSTLLSHQLELSEVDRHLELAKQAEIKALQAQVSPHFLFNALNTIVALVRTDPMKARKLLVALSHFFRSNLAGTTATVTTIEEELKHVRAYLEIEQTRFVDKLTVHYDVDDAAFYAQLPPMTLQPIVENAIKHGVKELQSNSEITIQVKKLSNSVLVAIKDNGKGIRKEKIEELGKDKVRSHTGTGIGLFNVNRRLEMMHSVEATLNVKSEEGKGTTVSFQLPLLNRREHNE encoded by the coding sequence ATGTGGGAATTAATAGTAGTAATGTTAGAGCGTTTAGGGATTATCGTCACAGTCGCTTTTGTCATGACTCGATTACCCTTTATACGTCAGTTAATCGAGAAAAGGGAGATTTCAAGGAAGAATCACCTTAGTATTATTTTCATGTTCGGTTTCTTTGGCATTATTGGTACATATACAGGGTTAACGATTAATGCAGTAGAAGCAACGTATTCTCGTTGGGTGTTAGACATAGGAGAAGGAGAAGCTATTGCTAACTCAAGGGTGATAGGAGTCGTTGTTGCTGGTTTATTAGGTGGCTGGAAGATTGGCGTCGGTGCCGGAGTTATAGCGGGCGTACACCGATATCTCCTTGGTGGTTTTACTGGCTTTGCATGTGGATTATCGTCTATTGTCGCAGGGGCCATTGCAGGATATTTTTATAAGAAGAATAGAAACAACCGGATCATTTCCTTGCAGACAGCTTTAGTAGTAGGGATGTTAGCAGAAGCTGTTCAAATGGGGATTATTTTACTTGTAGCACGACCGTTTGAACACTCAATAAGACTTGTTGAGAGTATTGGAATTCCGATGATTATTGCAAATGGTATTGGAACAGCTCTTTTTATTTTAATTATCCGTAATGTTATTCATGAAGAAGAGAAAATGGGATCACTCCAAGCACAAAAAGCGTTAAAGCTTGCGGACTTAACTTTAAAGTATTTACGCAAAGGGTTAACACCGCAATCTGCAGTACCGACATGTAAAATTTTATTAAAAGAGCTGCCTGTTGATGCGGTATCCATTACAAATAAAGAGAAAATTATTGCATATGTCGGTACGGGGAGTGATCATCATCTAATAAATGAAGAGATCAAAACAGTTGCAACGAAACGAGTTTTAAAAGAAGGTGAGCTTGTAATTGCTAGTTCAAAGGAGATTCATTGTAATGTAGAGCATTGTCCATTACATTCAGCAATCATTGCTCCATTAAAAATAAAAGATGAAACAATTGGTACATTGAAATTTTATTTTAAGACAGAAAAAAGTCCTTCACCGACAACAATTGAATTAAGCAAAGGGTTATCAACATTACTAAGCCATCAGTTAGAACTATCTGAAGTGGATCGACATCTTGAACTGGCAAAACAAGCAGAAATTAAGGCGTTGCAAGCACAAGTAAGTCCCCATTTCTTATTTAATGCCCTAAATACAATTGTCGCCCTTGTTCGGACGGATCCAATGAAAGCTAGAAAATTGCTAGTAGCACTTTCGCATTTTTTTCGCTCCAATTTAGCTGGAACAACGGCAACGGTAACGACAATTGAGGAGGAATTGAAGCATGTTCGAGCCTATTTAGAAATTGAGCAGACTCGATTTGTCGATAAGTTAACGGTTCATTATGATGTTGATGATGCGGCTTTCTATGCCCAATTGCCACCAATGACGTTGCAGCCAATTGTTGAGAATGCGATTAAGCATGGGGTGAAGGAGTTACAAAGCAATAGTGAAATTACGATCCAGGTGAAGAAGCTTTCTAACTCGGTTCTTGTGGCAATAAAAGATAATGGAAAAGGGATTAGAAAAGAGAAGATTGAAGAGCTTGGAAAAGATAAAGTCAGGTCACATACAGGTACGGGAATAGGGCTTTTTAACGTGAATCGTCGTTTGGAAATGATGCATAGTGTAGAAGCTACGTTGAATGTGAAAAGCGAGGAAGGAAAAGGGACAACTGTTTCGTTTCAGCTCCCGCTTCTAAACAGGAGGGAACACAATGAATAA